A region of the Ciona intestinalis chromosome 12, KH, whole genome shotgun sequence genome:
tggagtcgtgaggatacggttttataattctttgaatgttctttgtttactaccaaatgggatgagaaaatcgATTTAAAAGGCGTACCATCTTCCCGACCCTAATATATATGCAATGCCAGTAAAAAATACTTGGCGGCCAAGTCCAACATACAGTagaatttatttagttttttttaaaacaattattcattggtatttaaataaaccgaGCCTAACGGTATACGTTATGGTATAACTGTTATATTCTTACACGACGGGCAAAggcagtcgttaaaacgcGGTTGATCTTTTCATACAGCTCTTTTTAAGCAGTCAAATAATTTTGATCGAGCTAAATTAACTATTTAGTACAGAACTTCCAATGTATCTTTATAAGTACGCCTATGTATTCGAATTAATACCTTACCGTCCAGTTGTATAACCgtctttttaagtttttgcaaAACATATTCATTCTCATTTAATGTTTGCAATCTATAAATTCCGCTGTTCTGTGTTTGCTCAATCTCGGTTTCAAGTTTTAACGGCGTAGTAAAACTACCACCGCCGAATCCAACGTCAGCCAGCCATTTTGACCCATCTCCGCATGTTACCTGGAATTtatgataaatattaattatattactAAAAAGTAGAATAAGAGATATCTCTTAACACCTAACTCCCCAAACAGCTAAAAAATAATGCTTCAAACCAGTCCGTTGGTATttatccaaattgtcagtcatacagaaaagaagtcacaaaaagttacaaatgtggtaagtagtaagctagcacgaggtgtatgaaacagaacacaagtGTATAAGGTCGTCACCCCGCCACTCAGGAGTAAAAAAGTGACAATCATATTTTTGGGAGTAAAAgcagttaatatttttaatgtatagacACGAATATCCCACCAGCAACGCCAAATGATCGAATCTTGGTCCGAATCCAATTTCTTcgttaaaataaacttgacACTGAACCATTCTTACTTGAAATCCACATTCGACCAACGCCCATTTAAACAACCCGTTTTGTTCGTAACAGAAACCCCCTCGTTTCTTAACGACCAAATCATTGTAAACTTTGTCAAAGTCAAGATATTTTCTCTGCCCACCAAACATATCAAGATTGTCGAATGGTATAAACTCTCGGTGATGCTCACATAACTTGCTTAATGTAGAGGCATCATTCTTGACCTCGCTTGTGTATTTAATTCTTTCTAAATATTGCTTCATATCTGGCATATTGGATTGTCTTTCGCCTAGATTCTTGCAAACCAGATAAAATGACTAAAATCCCTATATCCCTATGTACTGGTTAATGTACAACCAGTATTTCACTGCACTCTGTTTGACAAACAGTTTATTTCCGATGTGTACACAACCCTAGTTTTTTTAGTAAGGATAGCCTACgttttttgttctttaaatgttctttgattaCCATCGAATGGGACGAAAAACCCTAGTATTAACAAAAGTGGCTTATATACAAAGACAACTGGTTCTACGGTTCTATGCAATGGCGTGTGAAATGGTTATTCTTATTTATCTGCTAATATCTCTCGCTTCAAAATTCAAACTCAAACTTTCTATTATTGGTTGCAATGAACTTGTTGTATACGTCATGACTAATTATGTATACACAAAATTGTTTAGATAtctgacattgttaaaatcttAACATATACCGTCGAACTGGCGAATATACGTAACGTCTGCCTTTATTCGAGAATGTTAAAGCGGACGCGGTTAGTCAGCGATTTGGCGTGACAATTTATCATGAAACTTATACTGTACGTGCCTTTATACAAGGCAAACAACATAGCTCTGCGGTGGCTCCGAGCAAGATACGCGTGTGGTTTAAGCAGCACGATCTACTTATAGCAGCAAACCGCAATTGATCGGACCAACTCATAGACTAAAGATgcaaacggcagtcgttataactcgggTGCGCCTTAATATAaccttaatattttttattttcctaatGTAGCCCATGattgacagtttagacaacatCTAAGCGACAAATACCTGGGCTGTAGAAATCGGCGTTAAATGTTGTAACCAATATGCAAAACATCATAATGGTAACAGCAAAACATTAGTTCAATGCATATTTTGGTCATTCTAATATGCGAAGTAAAACAGACACCATTTAAAACCACTGCTGTGATAGTTGcacaaaacataatattactCATGTAAATGCAgaatggtttattttattgagaaCCAGCACTTGGATTGACAATTAtcactttgtttttgttaacaaCCAGAACTGAAACAACATATACATGTATaacatatatgttttaatattcttgTCAATATTTACCTTTTGTTGAACCGTGGTCATctagaaatgtttaaaatatgtcagATGAAATTTGCGAGTAAATTAAATAGAATGTTTGGGAAGTATGACAAATATATATGCGTGGTAATATAGTTAGATGCGATACCATAAGTATCTAAACTCGATATTTCCTGATGTTTAAACAGtcaacaacgctcttttagagtcgtgagaatgtggttttatagttatgtatagtagggtggaaaaaggtgggaaacctttagcgcataatatctaatcctgatcgcgttttaaacaattaacaacggtctatgggagtcg
Encoded here:
- the nat1 gene encoding arylamine N-acetyltransferase, pineal gland isozyme NAT-3 translates to MPDMKQYLERIKYTSEVKNDASTLSKLCEHHREFIPFDNLDMFGGQRKYLDFDKVYNDLVVKKRGGFCYEQNGLFKWALVECGFQVRMVQCQVYFNEEIGFGPRFDHLALLVTCGDGSKWLADVGFGGGSFTTPLKLETEIEQTQNSGIYRLQTLNENEYVLQKLKKTVIQLDGTTKTAITGKEWKTVFKFDNVSRKWEDFKEMFDYQQDNENSFMISNTLCTRQSEFGYVVLWGWFAFEKTFVDPVTEKFKWKYTAKIKKN